The stretch of DNA AATATAAAGGTAACTATTATTACTTGAAAGGAGAATATTCAATAGCTTTAAACAATTATTTAACAGCGAGAAGCTATGTGAAAAACAATAATGAAATATATTATATTCTTAATTTCAATATTGGATTATTAAAACTGGAGCTAAAGGAATATCAGCAAGCTTTACAACTATTTTTGGACTATAAACAGTATTTGGATAAAAATAATATAAAAAATCTTAATTATCTAAGTTGTATATATGCATTAGCTTATACCTATAGTTTTTCAAATCAATTAAATACGTCAGATCATTATGTAGAGATCGGCCTGAAAAAAAACTTAGAAATAAAAGATAAAAAAAGTGAATATAATTTATTACTGGTTTCCGGTATGAACGCCTATAAAAGAAAAGAATATAAGCTATCATTAGAAACACTAAAAAAAGTTAATAAATTAATTAATGGCCATCCTTATAATTCCCAGAATAGAGCAATCAGTGAATATTATATTGGGAGAGTATTATATGATACTAATGATAAAAAATTTGTAGATGCATTTGAGAAAGTTGATTCTATCATTGGTAGAACTAAAAATGTTACTGCTGAATTAAGAGATGCTTACCCCTTATTAATTGATTATTATAAAAAAACAGGAAATAAGGAAAAGCAATTATTATATATAGAACGTCTGTTATCTGTAGATAGTATTTTAAATAAAAATAACAATTTCCTAATTACCGAAATAAATAAAAAACATGATACACCTCTTCTCTTAAAAGAAAAAGAAAATCTCATTTCAGAATTAAATTCCAAGAATTATATTTTATTCCAGCTATTGGGAATAGGTACAATATTTTTAATTATTACATTGCTTTTGTACATTAGAAACCGAAAAAAAATTAAATCCTATAAAAGAAAAGCTTATTTACTGGCCATTCCTCCAGCTTCTACTGATTCTCTCAATATTAATAAAAATATAGAAACAATAACCCAATCAAAAACAATAGATATCCCTCAGGAAAGCCTTAAAACGGTTTTATCAGATCAGAAATTACAACAATTAAGTAAGCAACTAAAAGAATTTGAGAGTAAAAAACTTTTTTTATATAAGAACATGAATCTAGACATTCTGTCTAAAGAGTTAAATACAAATAGGGTTTATTTATCAAAAGTGATAAACGAATTTAAAGGCCAAAGCTTTCCTAAATATTTAAACGAATTAAGAATTCAATATATCGTTGGAGAGCTAAAGCAAAATAAAAACCTACAAAAATTCACCATTGCTGCTATTGCAGATAAAGCAGGATATAATAATGTTGAACCTTTTACCAATGCTTTTAAAAAAATAACAGGTACTTTGCCCTCCTATTTTATAAAATCATTACAAGAGAATGAGAATAGCAAAAACACATAATAAATACAATATCAATAATTTACCAATTAATCTGTTCTGAATTTATAAATTTTGGTATATATTTTTTGGTTAATAATCGATTTCTTTATTTCTTCGTACTATAAATCAAAAAATAAAGCACATTATGAAACAGAAAAAATTACAAACAGAAAAAAAATTAGCATTGAAAAAATCACAAATGTCCAAAATCAACAATCTTAAAGTAATAAAAGGAGGTGATCAATTACTAATTAGTGAAACACATACATGTACAGAACCAACAACTAACAACTAATAAGTAAATAGTGGCTAAGTCAGTTTTAATCTTCTATATATTTTTTGTTCTTATTGGAATGATAGATGCTCAAACAACTAATTTAGCTCCTGCTAAATCTGTTAGTAACGAATATTTTGGAATTAAAACAGTTGATGAATACAGAAACTTAGAAAATTTAAAAGATCCTTCAACAATTAAGTGGATGAAGGATCAAACAAAATATTCTGAATCTATTCTTCAAAATATTCCCAACAGACAATATTATATTGATAAAAGATTAGAATTCGATATGCGAAAATCATTTTCTGTATCAAACATTAATGTTACAGAAAATGGTTTTTATTTTTATCTCAAACAAACTCCAGAAGAAAATACCACAAAGGTTTTTTTCAGAAAAAACTTCAATGGAATTGAAAAAGAAATTTTTAATCCTCAAAATTATAAACCGAAAAATAAAAAAAATTACCACATTAATTATATTAAACCTAGTTATGATGGATCTAAAATTGCTATTGCCTTAACAGAAGGTGGAAAAGAAATTTCAGAAATGGTGATTTATGACCTCAAGCAAAATAAATTACTTCCTGATATTATTACCCACTGTTGGCCCTCAGATGGAGCGGGCATATCATGGCTTCCAAACAACAATGGTTTCATTTATTTGTATTACCCTGTTATTGATCCTAATTCACCCTTATTTTTAAAAAATACAGCATCTGTGATTTATAGAATAGGAGATAATCCTCAAAAGCTAAATACTCTACTTTCTAAAGAAAATAATCCAGATTTAAAAATAAATACTGAAGATTTTCCAGATGCAGTGCTCCCTAATAAGAATAGTAAGTATTTATTTGGATATATATCCGGTCCTAACAAATTTCAAGATACTTATTATATGTTTGAGAATAGTATTGATAAAAAAAATCAATGGCAATTTTTATTTAGTAAGGATGATAAAATTACCCGCTTTATAACTAAAGATCACAATATCATCTATATCTCCGAAAAAAACGGAACGAATGCTATATATAGCACTTCATTGGTTAATCCTGACTTTAAAACACCAATATTAATTGTACCCAGTATTTCTGATGAAGTTCTCAAAAATATATCTAATATAAAAGATGGATTTATTTTTAGTACATCCAAAAACGGTGTGGAAGCAAAATTATATTGGTATAAAAATGGAAAATCTGAATTAATAAAGTTACCAATTCCTGCAGGAAATATCTCAATTACAACCCAAAATGATCTTTCCAATGATTTTTGGATAACATGTAGTGGTTGGAAAAATGAAACAGAAAGATTTAGATATAATTCATTAACCGGAAAATTTGTGCCTGAAAATTTAGCACCCACCATTGAATATCCCGAATTTAAGAATATTATTATAGAAGAAATTATTGTAAAATCACATGATGAAAGAGATATTCCTCTTTCTTTAATTTACAATAAAAACATAAAAAAAGATAAGAATAATCCGTTACTTATGAACGCTTATGGAGCTTATGGATATAATAATAGTCCCTATTTTGCCAAAACTTATATGCTTTGGGCTTTACAGGGTGGTATTGTTGCCGTAGCCCATGTAAGAGGTGGGGGTGAAAAAGGTGAAGAGTGGCATAAAGGAGGTAATAAAGTGACAAAACCAAATTCTTGGAAAGATCTAATCTCTTGCGCAGAGTATATGGTTAAAGAAAACTATACATCACCTGAAAACATAGCAATTTGGGGAGAAAGCGCAGGGGGTATTACTATCGGTAGAGCCATGACTGAAAGACCTGATTTGTTTAAAGTAGCAATTATTGATGCGGGTATTGTGAATTCATCAAGAATGGAGTTTACTCCAAACGGCTTAAATAGTGCAAAGGAATTCGGTTCTTTAAGTATTGAAGCTGAATTCAAAGCACTATTACAAATGGATGCCTATCAACATCTTAAAAAAGGGGAAAAGTACCCAGCAACCTTAATCACTTCCGGTATTAATGATCCCAGAGTATCTTCATGGATGCCAACAAAATTTGCGGCTAAATTATTAGCTTATAATACTTCAGAAAATCCTATTCTTTTAAAAATAGACTACGAAGGAGGACATGGGGGCGACATTCCTATTGCGCAGAAGTATGCTAATTTAGCAGATACTTTTGCATTTGCTTTATGGCAACTAGGACATCCTGATTACCAACCTACTAAAAAACAATAAATAAATCGGATCAATTATTAAGAATAAAATTTTAATTATACGATCTTAATTTACAAATTAAGAAAACGCTGTAAAACCTAGGTTTTACAGCGTTTTTTTTGGTTTCGATACAATTTACCTTAAACAATAATGATCCCAGGATTATAAAGGCAAAAGAGCCCTTTATTCCATTACTTACACTATCCATCTATTATTTTTTTATTTTTAGTATTATTGCATACAATTTTAAACACAATATTATATGCTTAAAAAAATTATTATTCCGCTTTTAATCCTTCCTTTTATTGTTTCTTGCAATAGAGATAACGAATTCAGTAACGGGTCGTCAGATTATAGCCATACGCGTCCGGTAGGAGCCTCTGCCAACAATTTGTTAAGCAATGAACGTTACAACTCATTATTAATAGAAGTCCAATATATGCCGGGATATGCTCCAGATTCTCAGGCTATAGAACATTTAAAGAATTTCTTGTCTACTTTTCTTCGTAAAGATGGAGGAATTACTATTATCCAGCGTGAAATTCCGGGAACTTCATCACCCAGTTTGTCTGCTGAAGATATCAGACAGATTGAAAACACCAACCGTACCGTATTTACTAACGGCTCTACCCTCGCTGTAAGTATTCTCTATACCAACGGGCAGTATACTAATAATAACACCCTTGGAATTGCTTACCGTAATACCTCAGTTGCCTTATTCGGAAAAACAATCCGCGAAAATTCAGGAGGATTCGGACAGACAAGCAGAACCAAGCTTGAAGCCACTGTACTTGAGCATGAATTAGGGCATTTAATGGGATTGGTGGATCTGGGATCACCTATGCAAACCAACCACAAGGATTCTTCTAATGGTAATCATTGCAATAATCAAAACTGCCTGATGTATTATACTTCTGAAACAACAGATATTTTAGGGCTTCTTACTACTGGTAATATCCCTCAATTGGATAATAATTGTAAAGCAGACTTAAAAGCTAATGGTGGAAAGTAGCTGAAAACACATCAACCGTTTAAAAACAAAAAAAGCTGTAAAATAATTTTACAGCTTTTATATTGCGATCCGGACGGGACTCGAACCCGCGACCTCCGCCGTGACAGGGCGGCATTCTAACCAGCTGAACTACCGGATCAGTAGTCCTTAGTTTTCAATCAAATTTGATATGCGATCCGGACGGGACTCGAACCCGCGACCTCCGCCGTGACAGGGCGGCATTCTAACCAGCTGAACTACCGGATCAGTAGTTCTATAATTTCAAATAAATTTGATTGCGATCCGGACGGGACTCGAACCCGCGACCTCCGCCGTGACAGGGCGGCATTCTAACCAACTGAACTACCGGATCAAATTTTGTTAAAGAACTTGTTTCTTTTTTGTGATTGCAAAATTACACCTTTTTTAATTACCTGCAAATTATTTGTTAAAAAAATGCCCTCCAAATATGGAAGGCATTCATTATCAAAGTTATTTTTTTTATAAGTGTGCGCTTAATTTCTCAGCAATCACCTCTTTTGGAGTTACTCCAACTAATTTATCTACAACTTCACCATTCTTAAAGATTAAAACTGTAGGGATATTTCTGATACCGTACTGCATAGAAATCTCCTGATTGTTGTCTACGTCTACTTTTCCTACTACTGCTTTTCCTTCAAAATCTGTTGCTACTTCTTCGATGATCGGACCCAATGTTCTACAAGGTCCACACCATACTGCCCAAAAGTCTACTAATACAGGTTTATCTGATTTTAAAACCGTTTCCTGAAATGAGCTATCCGTAATTTCTAAAGCCATTTTATTATTTTATTTAAATTAATATTCTATTTTATTTTCAATGCTTAATTGAATATCCAAAATTACTACTTTTCAGTAATAACACTATCTATGCTCGACATTTGTTTTTTCTATAACGAAATCATTTGAGATTTCTTTTAAAGCAGTGACTAAAGCATCAATGTCCGCTTTCGTTGTCATATGGCTGAATGAAATACGTAAAGGTGTACAATGATCCATTTCATCCTCAGATAAAACCATCATCATTACCATAGAAGGCTTCGAAGCTCCAGAAGAACATGCACTTCCCTGGGAGATAGCAACTCCCTTCATATCTAGCTGTAATCCTATTAGCGGATTTTTATAAGGCAATAAAGCACTTAGAACAGTATAAAGACTATTCTCCGTTTCTGCACTTCTTCCGTTAAACTTGATTCCGGAAATTTCCGCAGATAATCTCTCAATAGCATAATTTTTAATTTCCTGAATGTAATTGGTATAGCTTTCCATATTTTTGATAGAAAGCTCCAATGCTTTTCCTAATCCAACAATACCGCAAACATTCTCAGTTCCTGCTCTTAGGCTTCTTTCCTGCGGACCTCCTGTAATAATTCCTTTTAATCCGGTCGCTTTCCTGATAAAAGCAAAGCCCACTCCTTTTGGCCCATGGAATTTATGTGCACTGCAAGAAGCAAAATCTACAGGAATATCAGACAGATCCAGATCCATATGAGCCATCGTCTGAACAGTATCCGAATGAAGTAAAGCATTATGCGCTTTACATAGTTCTGCCATTTTCTTTAAATCGGTGATATTACCAATTTCGTTATTGGCATGCATTAAGCTTACTAAAGTCTTCTTTTCTGAAGCTTTTAATAATTCTTCTAATTTATTAAGATCAAGATCTCCTTTTTCATTAGGACGAATATAAGCAACTTCAACTCCTTTTCTATTCTTCATCTCCATAACACTTTCGGAAACACATTTATGTTCCAACGGAGAGCTGATGATTCTTTCGACTCCCAGGTGCTCTATACTCGACTTAATAATCATATTATTAGACTCTGTGCCACAAGAAGTAAAAATAATTTCAGCAGGAGTTACATGAAGATAATCAGCAACTTGTCTTCTTACATTTTCAATAAGAATCTTTGCTTCCTGGCCAAAGCTGTGAGTGGAGGAAGGATTTCCAAAATTCATCCTCATGGTACTTACCATTGCATCAATAACTTCTTCTGAAAGAGGTGTTGTTGCTGCGTTATCTAAATATATTTTATCCATTGTTATTTTGAATATTTTAATGCTACGGAATTGAATTGATAATTTAAAGGTACTGTAAAAACTACCCAGGGATTTGACATCACCTGTATTTGCATTCCACCAGACTCCCGCTGAGGAACTTCTACATACAATATATTGTCTTTTACAGAAATACTTTTAATCTCTGTAATTTTGTAGTCACCAGAATTGAAAGTTCCCAGATTATACAGAACAGCTTTTTGGTTTTTTGGAAAAGTGGGATAATGAACAGTAGTACTACCTAAGTCTGTAAGACTTAAATTTCCTTTTATAACCTTTTGAAGGTCTTCCTGATTTTTCAGAATGATAAAACCTGAAGTTTCAGTTCCTCCTTGAGATTCAGAAACAAGAATTTCACCCCCTTTCTCTGCATTGGATGCAACTGGGGATGGTACATTTGTACAGCTCATGAGGAAAACAAGAAACCCAATAATAAGTTTATGCATTATTACACTTTTACAACCCAAAATTAGTGAAAAAATTGGTAATGTCCCTCATTTGCCCATTTGAGCATTTGCTTATCTCCGGATGTATCTCCGAAAGCGATTATTTTATCGTATTTAGAATCGTTAATTTGTTCTTTTATTCGGACCAGCTTCTCATCTCCGTTACAGTTTCTTCCAATAAAATTTCCTGTAAAAATTCCATTTTTAAACTCTGCACGTGTGGATACCAGCTGCATTTGCAATTTTTCCGCAAATGGCTTCACCCAAATATCTAAAGAGGCGGTTACCAATAGACTTTGCGTATTTTTACGATCTATATTTTTTATAAAGTCTAAAGCATTCTCCCGTACAATTCTGGGATAATGTAATTCAAAAAACTGTTTGGATTTTTTTTCTATTTTTTCCTGGGTTTGACCTTTAAGAATAGAACCTATAAAGCTTTTCTTCACTTTTTCAGTTTCGGCCAGCCTTAGCTTTAATAATATAAAAAGGGGCACATGTCTCAAAAATTGTATATGATATTTTGTAGAATTGTAAAACTTAAGATACATAAACATGGTATCCTTATAAGTGATTGTGCCATCAAAATCAAAACAATACAATTTTTTCATTTTATTTAAAGCTTTAATTTCTTAAATATAAATTCAGGAATATTCCTGATGATCATCATAATAACTCCCCAAATTGGCAATACATAAGCAACATTTTTCCCATTTTTATAAGCTTTATAAATGTAGGCTGCTGCCTGTTTAGGTTTTGCTGTAAGCATAGGGTTTAATGGTAAACCTTCAGTCATTTTGGTTTCCATGAAACCTGGCTTTATGGTCAGCACGTGAACCTTTTTATCAAAAAGATAATTTCTAAGACCACTTAAGTAGGCTGTAAATGCAGCTTTAGCACTTCCATAAATAAAATTACTTTGCCTTCCCCTGTCTCCTGCCACTGAAGATAATCCTATAATTGTTCCCGATCTCCTGCTTTCAAATTTCTGAGCAAAATAGTTCATTACGGGAACTAATCTTGAATAATTAATACTGATTATTCTTTCGGTATTTTTATTATCATACAATCCTTCTTCACTTCCTTCACCTAAATATCCGGTTGCACAAAATAATACATTTGAGCTGACATAATCAAATTTAGTGTAATCAATCTCTTTCATCAGATCCAGTTCGATCACTTCTGACTGTTGCAGAAACTTTACATCAATATGCCTTGCAAACCTTTCGGTAGTTTCCCTGTTAGAGGTAAACAAATAGATTTTCTCATATTTTTCTCCTTCTTCAAGAGCTTTTTCTACAAAAGCTTGTGCTACTTCGGAGGTACTTCCCAGAACTATCATTTATGAATTGTTATTTATGATTCTTTTGTGCTGTAAAGACACAAATTTAGGATTTTGAATATTTTTCAGATAATTGGTCAGAGAGGATTTGCTCATGCTGTCTTTCGTCAAATAAATTCTTCCGCCGAACTCCTGGACAATCTGATCTAGTTGCTCAACCAGCTTTTTTAGTTTAGAATTGACTTTAAAATCAAGTGCTAAAGTATATCCTTCC from Chryseobacterium piperi encodes:
- a CDS encoding HAD-IB family hydrolase codes for the protein MKKLYCFDFDGTITYKDTMFMYLKFYNSTKYHIQFLRHVPLFILLKLRLAETEKVKKSFIGSILKGQTQEKIEKKSKQFFELHYPRIVRENALDFIKNIDRKNTQSLLVTASLDIWVKPFAEKLQMQLVSTRAEFKNGIFTGNFIGRNCNGDEKLVRIKEQINDSKYDKIIAFGDTSGDKQMLKWANEGHYQFFH
- a CDS encoding M12 family metallo-peptidase — its product is MLKKIIIPLLILPFIVSCNRDNEFSNGSSDYSHTRPVGASANNLLSNERYNSLLIEVQYMPGYAPDSQAIEHLKNFLSTFLRKDGGITIIQREIPGTSSPSLSAEDIRQIENTNRTVFTNGSTLAVSILYTNGQYTNNNTLGIAYRNTSVALFGKTIRENSGGFGQTSRTKLEATVLEHELGHLMGLVDLGSPMQTNHKDSSNGNHCNNQNCLMYYTSETTDILGLLTTGNIPQLDNNCKADLKANGGK
- a CDS encoding helix-turn-helix domain-containing protein is translated as MMIRYFIFLLLITSSNLYFPQSRKGFHIPDSLKTKDFKLLEKSFNKTLRVDNKKAEIYANIFLIKGKKNKDLIKIANGYLMLYQLSNDKTASLYLDSMIIASKKIQNPYYLANSYKYKGNYYYLKGEYSIALNNYLTARSYVKNNNEIYYILNFNIGLLKLELKEYQQALQLFLDYKQYLDKNNIKNLNYLSCIYALAYTYSFSNQLNTSDHYVEIGLKKNLEIKDKKSEYNLLLVSGMNAYKRKEYKLSLETLKKVNKLINGHPYNSQNRAISEYYIGRVLYDTNDKKFVDAFEKVDSIIGRTKNVTAELRDAYPLLIDYYKKTGNKEKQLLYIERLLSVDSILNKNNNFLITEINKKHDTPLLLKEKENLISELNSKNYILFQLLGIGTIFLIITLLLYIRNRKKIKSYKRKAYLLAIPPASTDSLNINKNIETITQSKTIDIPQESLKTVLSDQKLQQLSKQLKEFESKKLFLYKNMNLDILSKELNTNRVYLSKVINEFKGQSFPKYLNELRIQYIVGELKQNKNLQKFTIAAIADKAGYNNVEPFTNAFKKITGTLPSYFIKSLQENENSKNT
- a CDS encoding SDR family NAD(P)-dependent oxidoreductase; amino-acid sequence: MIVLGSTSEVAQAFVEKALEEGEKYEKIYLFTSNRETTERFARHIDVKFLQQSEVIELDLMKEIDYTKFDYVSSNVLFCATGYLGEGSEEGLYDNKNTERIISINYSRLVPVMNYFAQKFESRRSGTIIGLSSVAGDRGRQSNFIYGSAKAAFTAYLSGLRNYLFDKKVHVLTIKPGFMETKMTEGLPLNPMLTAKPKQAAAYIYKAYKNGKNVAYVLPIWGVIMMIIRNIPEFIFKKLKL
- a CDS encoding cysteine desulfurase family protein, with protein sequence MDKIYLDNAATTPLSEEVIDAMVSTMRMNFGNPSSTHSFGQEAKILIENVRRQVADYLHVTPAEIIFTSCGTESNNMIIKSSIEHLGVERIISSPLEHKCVSESVMEMKNRKGVEVAYIRPNEKGDLDLNKLEELLKASEKKTLVSLMHANNEIGNITDLKKMAELCKAHNALLHSDTVQTMAHMDLDLSDIPVDFASCSAHKFHGPKGVGFAFIRKATGLKGIITGGPQERSLRAGTENVCGIVGLGKALELSIKNMESYTNYIQEIKNYAIERLSAEISGIKFNGRSAETENSLYTVLSALLPYKNPLIGLQLDMKGVAISQGSACSSGASKPSMVMMMVLSEDEMDHCTPLRISFSHMTTKADIDALVTALKEISNDFVIEKTNVEHR
- a CDS encoding prolyl oligopeptidase family serine peptidase; translation: MAKSVLIFYIFFVLIGMIDAQTTNLAPAKSVSNEYFGIKTVDEYRNLENLKDPSTIKWMKDQTKYSESILQNIPNRQYYIDKRLEFDMRKSFSVSNINVTENGFYFYLKQTPEENTTKVFFRKNFNGIEKEIFNPQNYKPKNKKNYHINYIKPSYDGSKIAIALTEGGKEISEMVIYDLKQNKLLPDIITHCWPSDGAGISWLPNNNGFIYLYYPVIDPNSPLFLKNTASVIYRIGDNPQKLNTLLSKENNPDLKINTEDFPDAVLPNKNSKYLFGYISGPNKFQDTYYMFENSIDKKNQWQFLFSKDDKITRFITKDHNIIYISEKNGTNAIYSTSLVNPDFKTPILIVPSISDEVLKNISNIKDGFIFSTSKNGVEAKLYWYKNGKSELIKLPIPAGNISITTQNDLSNDFWITCSGWKNETERFRYNSLTGKFVPENLAPTIEYPEFKNIIIEEIIVKSHDERDIPLSLIYNKNIKKDKNNPLLMNAYGAYGYNNSPYFAKTYMLWALQGGIVAVAHVRGGGEKGEEWHKGGNKVTKPNSWKDLISCAEYMVKENYTSPENIAIWGESAGGITIGRAMTERPDLFKVAIIDAGIVNSSRMEFTPNGLNSAKEFGSLSIEAEFKALLQMDAYQHLKKGEKYPATLITSGINDPRVSSWMPTKFAAKLLAYNTSENPILLKIDYEGGHGGDIPIAQKYANLADTFAFALWQLGHPDYQPTKKQ
- a CDS encoding protease complex subunit PrcB family protein; this translates as MHKLIIGFLVFLMSCTNVPSPVASNAEKGGEILVSESQGGTETSGFIILKNQEDLQKVIKGNLSLTDLGSTTVHYPTFPKNQKAVLYNLGTFNSGDYKITEIKSISVKDNILYVEVPQRESGGMQIQVMSNPWVVFTVPLNYQFNSVALKYSK
- the trxA gene encoding thioredoxin, whose protein sequence is MALEITDSSFQETVLKSDKPVLVDFWAVWCGPCRTLGPIIEEVATDFEGKAVVGKVDVDNNQEISMQYGIRNIPTVLIFKNGEVVDKLVGVTPKEVIAEKLSAHL